One Streptosporangium becharense genomic window, CCTGACCAACAGCGCACTGGTCTCGGCGATGACCGTCGCCGGCACGCTGACGGTCTCCGCCCTGGGCGGCTACGCCTTCGCCCGTTTCGACTTCCCCGGCAAGAACCTGCTGTTCCTGGTCACGCTGGCGATCCTGATGGTGCCCTACGCGACCATCCTGATCCCGCTGTACGTGCTGCTCGGCCACATCGGCCTGCAGAACTCGCTGGTCGGCCTCAGCCTGGTCTTCGTCATGTTCCAGCTCCCGTTCGCGCTGTTCATGATGCGCAACGCCTTCGAGGCGATCCCACGCGAGTTGGAGGAGGCCGCCATGGTCGACGGCTGCGGTACCTTCCGGGCCTTCGCCCGCATCCTGCTGCACGCGGTTCGGCCCGCCCTGGTCACCGTCGGGCTGTTCGCCTTCCTCGCGTCCTGGAACGACTTCTTCGCGCCACTGATCCTGCTCAACGACGGCGCGAGCTTCACCCTGCCGGTGGCCGTGGTCAGCATGACCCAGCAGACCTTCGGCGCCATCGACTACGGCATGTTGCAGGCCGGGGTCATGGTCATGGCTCTTCCCTGCCTCATCCTCTTCCTCGTCCTCCAGCGCCACTACGTGCGCGGATTCATGTCAGGAGCTCTGCGTGGCTAGTCCCGTCATGCCCTCCTCGGGTGCGCTGTCCCCCCTCGGTCTCGAC contains:
- a CDS encoding carbohydrate ABC transporter permease → MRYYTTVSALAVLFLFPLLWSGWASMEEPGNYLEMARFGEGLGTYLTNSALVSAMTVAGTLTVSALGGYAFARFDFPGKNLLFLVTLAILMVPYATILIPLYVLLGHIGLQNSLVGLSLVFVMFQLPFALFMMRNAFEAIPRELEEAAMVDGCGTFRAFARILLHAVRPALVTVGLFAFLASWNDFFAPLILLNDGASFTLPVAVVSMTQQTFGAIDYGMLQAGVMVMALPCLILFLVLQRHYVRGFMSGALRG